In the Enterococcus rotai genome, TATTTCAACAGTTCAGCTCATGGATATCGCACTTAAGTGAATTAGCTAGACTTGCCAAATATCTATTAAAGTCCAGTATTAGACAGGGATCGAGACAGTTCCTGAAAAATCTTCTATATCATGTTTCCCGATTCGCTTCGCTAATATGTATGTTGCAGGAATTTCCAGATCCGTTATGATCCCCAAATGGCTAGCCTGTTCGAATCCGTAGCGGTTGTAATAAGCTTGATCGCCAATTAAAATGATCACGCTATATCCAAGTTTTTCGGACTCTTGTTCAGCTTTAGTCATCAATTTTGCTCCTACACCTTTACCTCGCTGATCTAATCGAACAGTCAAAGGTGCTAAGATCAGCCCGTCCATAGTTCTTGTCTCATTGGTTATTCTTGTTTTTGTTAACATGACATGTCCAACGATTTGCGTATTTTCTTCTGCTACAAAGGCTAGTTCAGGCAAATAGTTTTCGCTTTTCCTCATGCGCTCAACAAATTCTTGTTCCTCCCCATCTTTGACTTTGGCTGTTTTAAAGGCTTCTTTTGTAAAGTCATAAATTACTGGGAAATCATTTTCTTGTTCTAAACGAATGATCATTTTCACCCCTCCATTCAACTATGTTTTTTGATTTTGACACAGATTCGTCGTTCACAATTAGCCATGCTTTTTTACTGATTTATTCTTTAGCTTAAATTCTATTATTAATAGTAACAGAATCTTTTTTAAGAAGCTATCAAAGTACCTAGGTGAGCAGTTAAACAATTCTTTTATAAAAAAAAGACCTTTGAAAGTTGAAGCTGGGACAGAAGCGTTTAATCGCATTGAGGGGTGTGGAACAAAAGTGGTTTTCACTTTTGTTCCACACCCCTCAAGGATCTTTTTTATTTACTCTTTTTCTATTTTATAAATACTTTATTTTTTTAAATCAACGACCATTCTACCTTTGATTTTTCCTTGTTCCATTTCTTCAAAGATATCATTCACTTCATGTAGGCAACGTGTTTCTACAACAGGGACTACTTTACCTTCTGCCCCAAACTGGAATGCTTCTTCTAAATCTTTACGTGTTCCTACTAAGGAACCAACGATTTGAATACCATCTAGAACAGTTTTAACAATTGCAAGATCCATTGTTTCTGGAGGAAGTCCGACAGCAACAACTTTACCTGCAGCTCTTACAGAATCAACCGCTTGATTGAATGCCACTTTAGAGACAGCTGTAACGACAGCAGCGTGAGCCCCACCGACTTGTTCTTGGATCCAAGCGCCAGCATCGCCATCAGTTAGTGGGTTACACACTAAATCAGCGCCTAATTCTTTTGCAAATTCTAATTTATCATCATTAATGTCAACCGCAATAACTTTAGCATTGAACACGTTCTTCGCGTATTGAATAGCTAAATTTCCTAATCCACCAATACCGTAAATTGCAACCCATTGACCTGGTTTTACATCAGAAACTTTGATTGCTTTATAGCAAGTAACACCAGCACATGAGATACTACTAGCTTGAGCTGGATCTAATCCTTCTGGTACTTTAACGGCATAATCAGCTTTAACGATACATTGTTCAGCCATAGCACCGTCTACTGAAAAACCAGCATTTTTCACTTGGCGGCAGAATGTTTCCCGTCCAGTAATACAATATTCACAAGTCCCACAACCTTCAAAGAACCAAGCGATACTTACGCGGTCTCCTACTTTTAGACTTTCAACGCCTGGAGCGATTTCTTTTACGATTCCAATTCCTTCATGACCAATCACTCGCCCTGGAACTTCACCAAAATCTCCATGAGCTACATGCAGGTCCGTATGACAAACACCACAATATTCAACATCCACTAAAGCTTCCCCAGCTTCAAGCGGTCTGATATCTACTTCCTTGATTTCTACTTTTCCATTATTTTCTTTCGTTACAACAGCTGCTTTCATTCTATCACTCCTGTATTTTATATTATATGGAACAATTATATTTTACCATGTATGAAATCGTTTTAACAGCCTTTTTGAGAAGAAGTTCACAATTAACGAAAATTTGTTCAATGTACATAAAAAAGAACAAGAATGAATCACTTTGCATGATTCATCTTGCTCTTTTAAAAGCTATAATTAAAGTTTTAGATTGCTGTTGTTGCGCCACGGTATACAATACCACGACGAGGATCAACAGTGATCAATTCATCACTTGCAATCAAGCTTGTTGCGTCAGCTGCGCCAACGATTACTGGAATATCTTTCGCAATTGCAACAACTGCTGCATGAGAAGTTAATCCACCCTCTTCAACAACTAAAGCAATTGCTTTGTCGATTGCAGGCATATAATCTTTGTCAGTTGTTTTTACAACTAGAATAGAACCTTCTACTGCATTTGCTACTGCTTCTTCAGCTGTATTTGCAACAACTGCTTTAGCAATAACTGAAGCTTCGCCGATTCCTTGACCTTGAACTAATTTTGATCCGATCATTTGGATCTTCATTAAGTTTGTTGTTCCTTTTTCACCTACTGGCACACCAGCTGTGATGATGATCAAATCGCCTTCGCTTGCAAATCCTTCTTCTTGAGAAGTGTGTGTCGCTAAGTTGAACATTTCATCAGTGCTTGATGGTTTGTCAGCAACAGTTGCATAAACACCCCAAGATAATGATAAGCTACGAGCTTTTTGTTCTGAGAAAGTGATCGCAACGATATGAGATTTTGGACGGTATTTAGAAATCATGCGAGCAGTGTGTCCTGATTCAGTTGCTGCAACAATTGTTTGGATGCCCAAGTTACGTGCAGTATGTCCAACTGATTGACCAATTGCTTCAGCCATATCTGTTTTGCTGTAAAGTTTTAATGCAAATGAATCTTGGTTGATCAATGCTTCTTCTGTACGAACTGCAATGCGAGCCATTGTTTGAACCGCTTCTAATGGGTAATCCCCGG is a window encoding:
- the adhP gene encoding alcohol dehydrogenase AdhP; amino-acid sequence: MKAAVVTKENNGKVEIKEVDIRPLEAGEALVDVEYCGVCHTDLHVAHGDFGEVPGRVIGHEGIGIVKEIAPGVESLKVGDRVSIAWFFEGCGTCEYCITGRETFCRQVKNAGFSVDGAMAEQCIVKADYAVKVPEGLDPAQASSISCAGVTCYKAIKVSDVKPGQWVAIYGIGGLGNLAIQYAKNVFNAKVIAVDINDDKLEFAKELGADLVCNPLTDGDAGAWIQEQVGGAHAAVVTAVSKVAFNQAVDSVRAAGKVVAVGLPPETMDLAIVKTVLDGIQIVGSLVGTRKDLEEAFQFGAEGKVVPVVETRCLHEVNDIFEEMEQGKIKGRMVVDLKK
- a CDS encoding GNAT family N-acetyltransferase, with product MIIRLEQENDFPVIYDFTKEAFKTAKVKDGEEQEFVERMRKSENYLPELAFVAEENTQIVGHVMLTKTRITNETRTMDGLILAPLTVRLDQRGKGVGAKLMTKAEQESEKLGYSVIILIGDQAYYNRYGFEQASHLGIITDLEIPATYILAKRIGKHDIEDFSGTVSIPV